From the genome of Nicotiana tabacum cultivar K326 chromosome 17, ASM71507v2, whole genome shotgun sequence:
TAGGATATGCAACTCCTCAACTTTTCAAAACCGTCTAAACTTGGggaattaggaaatcaacttctTCCACTTCAGTTGGAGTCGAACCAAACAAGTGGAGGTTAATGGTAAGTCCTTTATGCAGGAGAAGAAAATGAACAAGTTCCCAATCCCCTTCTTTGAACCAAACAAGATCTACATGACATTGTAGTCACTAAGGTGGTTAAAAAGAATCCTAGCtggtttttcaaaatttaaaagaaatgttACTTCATGATTGTTCTTGAAACCGAAAGACAAACACCAAATATACAAGAAAGAATCTGAGCATCATTATGAAAAGATAAAGGATATTACTGTGGATCTCTCTTTTGAGCACTGGAAGGCAGTAATTATGCGGTTGGAAGCCCCCTTGGAAGAGAGAATTCCTGTTCAAAACAAGATGCTGTGGGGTGACAGTCGCTGCAACATTTCCTTTAAAAGAACGATAGCAAGGCAAAATTAGCATTTGAAAAGGAGGGTCAATAAAGTTCTTTCAACTGACAAGAAGAGAGAAGTTCAAAGAGGTGGATCAAGTAGAAAAGATCACCTTCAGTGCAAGATTCAACAAACTTTACAGCATCCATGGTTGTAACATGCTCCATCACGACCTTCAATCGTGGAAATTTCTGAACCAAAGGGCTTAGAAGCGTTTCAATGAATACTTTTTCTCGATCAAAAATGTCAACCTCAGGATTTGTAACCTCTCCATGAACCTGCAGTCAACTGCAATACATAAAAATCCTATGAAATGAAGTTATTTCAAGGAAAATGACAAAAACCACAAGCTTTGGCAGAATATTTGGGAGAAGAAAAAGACACGATTAAGGTTGAGTTACTACAGTTAAATGCTGAATTTATTTTATAGAGATCCAAAAGATAAAATGAAACTAGAAAAGCGACTAGCATAGGAAAGAAATAATAAGAGAAGGTTCAAGGAACAGACAACAGCATTTCTGTTTGAAATAAAAAACAACAATAATCCTGAAAACCCAGCGCACTAGAATATGTTGATAGTAATAGACTTGATGAGATCAATTCTAGCAGTCTCCAGTATCCATAAGCAAAgcagaaaaaaattgaaaaatataagtGCTGCTCTGTTATGAAATGCTAGCCCAACTAAATGGATGACAATAACATCTGTCATTTTAAAACTCAATGATGAACCAGTATTACCATAAGAATTATGATGATAATAAATCTGTAATAATGTCTTAAATAGGGTGAAAAGTAATCAACACTTTAAGATAGTTTGACCACAAAGACTAGTTCAGAAACTTTGTATAGAAGCATCAATGACGGGTTACTTCCTTTTAAGTTTTAGCTGACAAATGGTCTGTTCGAAAAGAAGTTTTAACTGACCAAAGCAAAGACAGAACCATGGCACTGTGAAAGGTTTGCTTCACATGGCCAAATTTGTCCGTGTTAGCAAGTTTACTTCGGAGTTGTGCAGTAAAGGGCGAGAAAATGATTGGTGCACTGTTATCTTGTATGCAGCTCCATTCATTACTTTGACAGATTCTTTCACTGAGTGCAAATTTCTtctcttaaaatatatattatcttTTTGTTCCAATTGTGTTTAATAATGTGAACAAAGCACAACTGAGGGTCCTTCTATTCTTGAGAGTACCataatttttgtcattttttttgtcAAAAGGCAAAGTGCTCTTATTGAGAGGTTACTGAATCTTCTTTGCGTTTTCCCCAACATAACATCTCAAAAACATAACCTCTCAAGAAGAAGACTAACCTTCAAAAGATGCATCAGCCAACCGCTAAAACCTAGAGCTAGCACGACATAAAGAGACAGGTTTTAATGTGCAGCTTTCTACAATGTAAATAGCAATATCTTTTTGGTGGTAAGGTTAGCATGTACACTATAGCTTATGCAACGTTCTGGTGGAACAAGAATCACTTAGCACCAAGTTTAGCATCAAGTTACCAGCAGAGGCATATTATGCTCAACCATTTCCTGTAGAACTGGTAAACACTTCCCGAAGAGATCAGTCACTCCATCTTGTGAATTTGTCGTGGCACCAGCAGGATATAACTTCACCCCAAATACGACCTGGCTCTCTCCTGTTTTACTCTCATCTTATTAGAAAAAAATGGACAAAATACTagataaaacaacaaaaagaaaaagaaaaaaaagataatacATAAATGCTTTCATGGAAAGAAAAATATGAACATGGACCATTCACTATGGAAAGAAAACTGCACCCAGCTGACTGTACACAATCAGTTTAACTTAAATGCTACAAAATTCAACATGTTTAAATTCCCATGGAGGTAAGTGGAGCCGGACTTTGTAAAGGACAAGAGCCTCGCAACACTGACTTCAGAATTTCAAGGATAATGATCTGACACGAAAGTAGACATAACAAGAAGACCAAAAAAAAGCAAAGGATGGCAGGTAGCCGAGAATCTAGCCTTGAACTTTAATGTCTTAAGAACAAATTATGAATTACACTTCCCTGAACCCTAGGTGCCCATTTTACAAACATCTAGAAAGCCAAACCACCAAAGTAGGACGTTAGAAGCAAAGCAACAGGGAGAAATTGGTTTGAAAAGAATTTTAAGGTCTTATGTTCAAATTTGGAACTACATTTCCCTGACCCCCTAGTACCATTTATATTACCACCTGAAAAACTATACAAAATCATCGAAGTACGATGCCAGAAGCAAGGCTGCAGGGAGTAATAGTTTTTTATTAACCAAAGGTATACATTGTCACAATAGCAAAACTAAAACGTCAGCTTTAGAATGAATTAATGAAGAATTACAATGTCTCTTATTTCAGCACTACTTAAAGTTTAACAAATAGGCTTTCTAGTGGTGCCTTTTCTGTCATGATCTTATTGACATGTATGTTCAACTATTATCATTCACTGAAACTTATTTTTTTGTTTCCTAAGATACGTGCCTGCACTATGATAGAAGAATGTCATATATAACATCTAATGTTTACCCTACCTtatcacaacaacaaaaaaaagaataacaTCTAATGTAATTTTATGtgattttaaataaaagatatttccatataaaaaaatatattggacTTACTTGCTAGTTTGATTTCAAGAGGACTGGTTGTATCTGTTAAATAAAGTGTCATAAGAGGATTGAAATCACTATTGGCAGGCAAAGATTTCAATATCGCTTCCCGGTATGCTACAGCAGCAGCGGTGGTCGTGATAGGAGGCTTCAAATTTGGCATAACTATTGCCCTCCCAAAGTGA
Proteins encoded in this window:
- the LOC107804302 gene encoding dihydroorotase, mitochondrial-like isoform X1 is translated as MLASKGAVVPDSRVMMRTLFSPCNISHIPVISFGRKSSSKAYSAKMELSITQPDDWHLHLRDGDVLKTVVSHSAHHFGRAIVMPNLKPPITTTAAAVAYREAILKSLPANSDFNPLMTLYLTDTTSPLEIKLARESQVVFGVKLYPAGATTNSQDGVTDLFGKCLPVLQEMVEHNMPLLVHGEVTNPEVDIFDREKVFIETLLSPLVQKFPRLKVVMEHVTTMDAVKFVESCTEGNVAATVTPQHLVLNRNSLFQGGFQPHNYCLPVLKREIHRQALVSAVTSGSKRFFLGTDSAPHDRRKKECSCGCAGIYNAPVALSAYAKVFEQANALDKLEAFTSFNGPDFYGLPRNNSLIKLSKTPWKVPESFSYASGDIVPMFAGQMLDWLPSPL
- the LOC107804302 gene encoding dihydroorotase, mitochondrial-like isoform X2, which produces MELSITQPDDWHLHLRDGDVLKTVVSHSAHHFGRAIVMPNLKPPITTTAAAVAYREAILKSLPANSDFNPLMTLYLTDTTSPLEIKLARESQVVFGVKLYPAGATTNSQDGVTDLFGKCLPVLQEMVEHNMPLLVHGEVTNPEVDIFDREKVFIETLLSPLVQKFPRLKVVMEHVTTMDAVKFVESCTEGNVAATVTPQHLVLNRNSLFQGGFQPHNYCLPVLKREIHRQALVSAVTSGSKRFFLGTDSAPHDRRKKECSCGCAGIYNAPVALSAYAKVFEQANALDKLEAFTSFNGPDFYGLPRNNSLIKLSKTPWKVPESFSYASGDIVPMFAGQMLDWLPSPL